One stretch of Eupeodes corollae chromosome 2, idEupCoro1.1, whole genome shotgun sequence DNA includes these proteins:
- the LOC129945304 gene encoding vitellogenin-A2-like — MVERIESKQNRTHSKYNHQQRERERKRVQEQEEEEQQEHKPKEQEHIRAPPLPSFSSSSSSSSINSSPIYTRTESFLYYFRRCIDPYTSPPSSSPSSSSSSAGLYFFSHHSRQGSSSSSSSSSSSSSTAQNKQKQHHQHQHRKGGSGRRRGHKKVAIFKKDIIALPGSCALVRP, encoded by the exons AGAGCGAATCGAATCGAAACAGAACAGAACACACAGCAAATACAACCATCAACAACGAGAACGAGAACGAAAACGAGtacaagaacaagaagaagaagaacaacagGAGCACAAACCGAAGGAGCAAGAGCATATTCGCGCACCACCCCTCCCATCattcagcagcagcagcagcagtagcagcatcAATTCATCTCCTATATACACGCGAACAGAGTCCTTTCTCTACTACTTTCGTCGGTGTATCGATCCGTACAcatcaccaccatcatcatcaccatcctcgtcatcgtcgtcaGCAGGACTTTACTTCTTCTCC CACCACAGTCGACAAGGTAGTAGCAGTAGCAGTAGTAGCAGCAGCAGCTCTAGCAGCACAGCACAGAACAAGCAGAAGCAGCATCACCAGCATCAGCATCGAAAAGGAGGTTCGGGTCGCAGGCGGGGGCACAAAAAAGTTGCTATATTCAAAAAGGACATCATCGCACTTCCAGGCAGCTGTGCCTTGGTGAGGCCATAA